The Legionella sp. PATHC032 genome has a window encoding:
- a CDS encoding S1C family serine protease translates to MEMMRQQRNLLLIPFVLCFILARPVFSLNLDALLPDERNTVEVFQKASSKVVYVHRLANATVQRRYALQKTHIPDGAGSGIIWDSKGHVVTNFHVINGADDIAITLGNMTVPAKVIGSEPRKDIAVLEIKSLKALNYLKSFQPFEIVSLNDLIVGQKAIAIGNPFGLDHSLSKGVISALGRKVPGIGGVTIYDMIQTDTPINPGNSGGPLLNSAGQLIGMNTMIYSRSGSSAGIGFAVPAEDIQKIASQIINHGRVVLSGIGIQRVEPHLAQRLGVKKGILIADVVPGTPADKLKLRGTHRDQWGRIVLGDVIVGVNAHPVPNYDALYNLLTEIKVGEQITVSIIRNGKKMDVKMKTIDIAAL, encoded by the coding sequence ATGGAGATGATGAGACAACAACGTAACTTATTACTTATCCCTTTTGTTTTATGTTTTATCCTGGCAAGACCCGTTTTTAGTTTAAATCTGGATGCGCTTCTTCCAGATGAACGAAATACAGTTGAAGTATTTCAAAAAGCCTCATCCAAAGTTGTTTATGTTCATCGATTGGCAAATGCTACTGTTCAGCGTCGTTACGCGTTACAGAAAACGCATATTCCTGATGGTGCTGGCTCCGGTATTATTTGGGATAGCAAGGGCCATGTTGTAACCAATTTTCATGTCATTAATGGTGCAGATGACATAGCAATCACCTTGGGAAATATGACTGTCCCTGCGAAAGTGATTGGTTCAGAGCCCCGCAAGGACATTGCTGTCCTTGAAATTAAATCACTCAAGGCTTTGAATTATTTGAAATCATTTCAACCCTTTGAAATAGTCTCTCTTAATGATCTGATCGTTGGTCAAAAAGCAATTGCAATTGGGAATCCTTTTGGGTTGGATCATAGTTTATCAAAGGGCGTGATTTCTGCCTTAGGTAGAAAAGTACCTGGTATAGGTGGTGTAACAATTTATGATATGATCCAGACGGATACCCCCATCAATCCCGGTAATTCCGGAGGTCCTCTATTAAATAGCGCAGGCCAATTAATTGGTATGAACACCATGATTTATTCACGATCGGGTTCTTCTGCAGGTATTGGTTTCGCTGTTCCCGCGGAAGATATTCAGAAAATTGCATCTCAAATTATTAATCATGGTCGAGTGGTATTATCTGGTATTGGTATTCAACGAGTTGAGCCACATCTTGCTCAAAGGTTGGGTGTTAAAAAAGGTATTTTGATCGCTGATGTGGTGCCTGGAACTCCCGCAGACAAATTGAAGTTAAGAGGCACTCATAGAGATCAATGGGGACGCATTGTTTTAGGAGATGTTATTGTGGGGGTGAATGCCCATCCTGTTCCAAACTACGACGCCCTATATAATTTGCTAACAGAAATCAAGGTGGGAGAGCAAATTACTGTTTCAATAATAAGAAATGGTAAGAAAATGGATGTCAAAATGAAAACTATTGATATTGCAGCGCTTTAA
- a CDS encoding hydrolase, whose amino-acid sequence MLLNRADSLLVLIDVQEKLTPAILNVEPFLARCEWLIKLARKLDVPVLASEQYPKGLGRTVSPLSSYINQEECIEKVHFSCMQEPQYINLLKGYNKNQLILIGIEAHVCVLQTALEMKGHELDVFVVVDGVSSRSEFDLRYGLKRMKQNGIHLITAEMVLFEWLRKAGTPEFKAISKEFLQEA is encoded by the coding sequence ATGTTACTAAATAGAGCGGATTCTCTCTTGGTCTTGATTGATGTACAGGAAAAATTAACTCCGGCAATATTAAATGTCGAGCCTTTTTTAGCACGATGTGAATGGTTAATAAAATTAGCCAGAAAACTGGATGTGCCTGTTCTTGCTAGTGAACAATATCCTAAAGGTTTAGGTCGAACCGTATCTCCTTTAAGCTCTTACATTAATCAAGAAGAATGCATTGAAAAAGTTCATTTCTCATGTATGCAAGAACCGCAATATATTAATCTCCTGAAAGGATATAATAAAAACCAGCTTATTCTTATCGGAATTGAGGCCCATGTATGTGTGCTTCAAACTGCGTTAGAAATGAAGGGCCATGAATTGGATGTCTTCGTTGTTGTCGATGGTGTGAGCAGCCGTTCTGAGTTTGATTTAAGATACGGTTTAAAAAGGATGAAACAGAATGGGATCCATTTGATAACTGCTGAAATGGTACTGTTTGAGTGGTTAAGAAAAGCGGGTACGCCAGAATTTAAAGCGATTAGTAAAGAGTTTTTGCAAGAGGCCTAA
- a CDS encoding SDR family NAD(P)-dependent oxidoreductase — protein sequence MNFDNQIALVTGGASGMGKACVQYLQQHGMKVVVWDKQESSSNEAQLYVSCDVTSDESVEKAMRQTISQVGVPRVCINCAGIAPAKRIVGKEGPMPLESFKQVIDVNLIGTFNVMRIAAHAMSGLELENNSRERGVIINTASIAAFEGQIGQSAYSASKGGIVSMTLPAARELAQFAIRVNTIAPGLIATPLLLNMPQEIQDNLVATVTFPKRLGRPEEFASLVGHIIENEMINGEVIRLDAALRMR from the coding sequence ATGAATTTCGATAATCAGATTGCTCTGGTAACTGGTGGTGCCTCAGGTATGGGTAAGGCTTGCGTACAATATTTACAACAGCATGGCATGAAAGTTGTGGTCTGGGATAAACAGGAAAGTTCCTCAAATGAAGCGCAACTTTATGTTAGTTGTGATGTAACCAGTGATGAATCTGTTGAAAAGGCAATGCGACAAACCATCTCTCAAGTAGGAGTACCAAGGGTTTGTATCAATTGTGCAGGAATTGCTCCAGCAAAACGCATAGTAGGAAAAGAAGGGCCAATGCCTTTGGAATCATTTAAGCAAGTAATAGATGTCAATTTAATAGGTACATTCAATGTTATGCGAATAGCTGCACATGCTATGTCAGGATTGGAGTTGGAAAACAACTCTCGGGAGCGAGGTGTCATAATCAATACAGCTTCCATTGCTGCTTTTGAAGGACAAATAGGGCAGTCAGCTTATAGTGCGTCAAAGGGTGGAATAGTATCAATGACCTTGCCAGCAGCACGTGAATTAGCTCAATTTGCAATAAGAGTAAATACCATTGCGCCGGGGTTAATAGCAACTCCTTTACTTTTAAATATGCCTCAAGAAATTCAAGACAATTTGGTTGCAACAGTGACTTTTCCCAAACGTCTGGGTAGACCAGAGGAATTTGCTTCCTTAGTGGGGCATATTATTGAAAACGAGATGATTAATGGAGAGGTAATTCGTTTGGATGCAGCTCTCCGTATGCGTTGA
- a CDS encoding flagella synthesis protein FlgN — protein MNNNNKAKTLITQLEQEINWVEELNTLLSEEKEILSTRQFNQLETLAEKKQELSNKLEASAKQRIDLIKESNPGDKPHGHLLSDFLKNCTTADGIQINHLNNTLAEKLNLCRELNTINGQVIANNMYTRQQIVNALSGNKSDAVSVYTSNGNLESPSESSHHEEA, from the coding sequence ATGAATAATAACAACAAAGCTAAAACATTAATAACCCAATTAGAACAGGAAATAAACTGGGTAGAAGAACTTAATACTTTATTATCTGAAGAAAAAGAGATACTTTCTACCCGCCAATTCAATCAGCTTGAGACATTAGCCGAGAAAAAACAAGAATTATCAAATAAATTAGAAGCAAGTGCAAAACAACGCATAGATCTGATAAAAGAATCAAATCCCGGCGACAAACCTCATGGACACCTGTTATCTGATTTTCTCAAAAATTGTACTACAGCAGATGGCATTCAAATTAATCATTTAAATAACACTCTTGCAGAAAAATTAAATCTATGTCGTGAATTAAATACCATTAATGGACAAGTCATAGCGAATAACATGTATACCCGTCAACAAATTGTCAATGCCTTGTCAGGAAATAAATCTGATGCTGTCAGTGTTTACACTTCTAACGGGAATTTAGAAAGTCCTTCTGAAAGCAGCCACCATGAAGAAGCATAA
- the flgM gene encoding flagellar biosynthesis anti-sigma factor FlgM: MINTIEDIHMVNQINDSANLRHIDMDNRINAKQKEAKSPILENNSADSVNLSSTSKQLEALKASLKDLPEINEARVLYFKAEIESGQYEIDSSKIAHSMLNNVEMV, encoded by the coding sequence ATGATAAATACGATTGAGGATATTCATATGGTTAACCAAATTAATGACTCAGCCAATTTAAGGCATATCGATATGGACAATCGTATCAATGCAAAACAAAAGGAAGCCAAAAGTCCTATTCTGGAAAATAATTCCGCTGATAGCGTCAATTTAAGTAGTACATCGAAACAACTGGAAGCTTTAAAAGCATCTCTTAAAGATTTACCTGAAATCAATGAGGCACGTGTATTATATTTCAAAGCTGAAATTGAATCTGGGCAGTACGAAATTGATAGTAGCAAGATTGCTCATAGCATGTTAAATAATGTAGAGATGGTTTAA
- the flgA gene encoding flagellar basal body P-ring formation chaperone FlgA: MKKCILSFFLFFASTSLFPESSQSLELLKNKIEQYVLNELSNYTEGKIQVTADNIDPRLNLKVCDDNKLEVFNPYQTPMLNTNTMGIKCLEENNHWTLYIPVKVTIFKSVLVAKRALLKGTKISHSDIYQTELDVQKLKQGYFTDSKELIGLVCKHDITPNSPLNPYNIELAKLVHKGEQVSIIASNDNLTVSMDGIAMNEGALGDSVKVKNLSSKRIIEAQVTGNKTVKVTF; encoded by the coding sequence GTGAAAAAGTGCATACTAAGCTTTTTCTTATTTTTTGCAAGCACCAGTTTATTTCCAGAATCAAGTCAGTCTCTCGAATTATTAAAAAATAAAATAGAACAATACGTCCTCAATGAATTATCAAATTATACTGAAGGCAAAATTCAGGTTACAGCGGATAATATTGATCCTCGCCTAAACTTAAAAGTTTGTGATGATAATAAACTTGAGGTATTCAATCCTTATCAAACACCCATGCTCAATACCAATACAATGGGCATCAAATGTTTGGAGGAAAACAACCACTGGACCTTATACATACCTGTCAAAGTAACCATATTTAAATCTGTACTTGTGGCAAAACGAGCTTTACTAAAAGGCACGAAAATCAGTCATTCAGATATATATCAAACTGAGCTTGATGTTCAAAAACTGAAACAAGGATATTTTACTGACAGTAAAGAGCTTATTGGATTGGTTTGCAAACATGACATCACACCTAACAGCCCCCTTAATCCTTACAATATTGAATTAGCCAAACTGGTTCATAAAGGAGAACAGGTATCCATAATAGCCTCTAATGACAACTTAACAGTGAGCATGGATGGAATTGCAATGAATGAGGGAGCCCTAGGCGACTCTGTAAAAGTAAAAAATCTTTCCTCAAAACGCATTATTGAAGCTCAAGTCACGGGAAATAAAACTGTGAAAGTTACTTTTTAA
- a CDS encoding c-type cytochrome, whose protein sequence is MRPCYFVCILILFMIAMPGYSESHHPREFLKSIAGAKDEGKKIFNHFCINCHGRKPLISLGAPEIGNEKAWESRLKQGMDVLFKHTDEGFNAMPPRGGCFECTDKQLILAIIAMVPKQAQKKPLNNLLDHKEYK, encoded by the coding sequence ATGAGACCTTGTTATTTTGTTTGTATATTGATTTTATTTATGATTGCGATGCCAGGGTACTCTGAAAGCCACCATCCTCGAGAGTTTCTAAAGTCTATTGCCGGTGCAAAAGATGAAGGAAAAAAAATTTTTAATCATTTTTGTATTAATTGCCATGGAAGGAAGCCATTGATTTCTTTAGGCGCCCCTGAAATTGGAAATGAAAAGGCATGGGAGTCAAGATTGAAACAAGGGATGGATGTGCTTTTTAAACATACCGATGAAGGGTTTAATGCCATGCCTCCCAGAGGAGGATGCTTTGAATGTACTGATAAACAGCTGATTTTAGCTATCATTGCGATGGTTCCCAAACAGGCTCAAAAGAAGCCATTAAATAACCTATTAGATCATAAAGAATACAAGTAG
- a CDS encoding L,D-transpeptidase, whose translation MKKQILLVPVCVLAASCASMDRSTAIVDDAGYTHYTMSMESDRKGSSYFPEKRQATGKKVFIFDPKATAWAAYDAQGNRVKTGSASGGKDFCEDVGRPCRTVTGSFKVYSKKGEECTSSIYPIETGGGAKMPYCMHFHGGYSIHAAYEVPNYNASHGCIRVLPSAAKWLNQNFIDVGTSVIVKPY comes from the coding sequence GTGAAAAAACAAATACTGTTAGTTCCAGTTTGTGTCTTGGCTGCCTCTTGTGCATCCATGGATAGATCAACGGCCATAGTCGATGATGCTGGCTATACACATTACACTATGAGTATGGAATCCGATAGAAAGGGTTCTAGTTATTTTCCTGAGAAAAGACAAGCTACAGGTAAAAAGGTATTTATTTTTGATCCTAAAGCTACTGCCTGGGCAGCTTACGATGCCCAGGGTAATCGAGTTAAAACTGGTAGCGCTTCAGGAGGAAAAGATTTTTGTGAGGATGTTGGCAGACCTTGTCGGACTGTAACAGGCAGCTTTAAAGTTTATTCCAAGAAAGGGGAGGAGTGTACCTCGAGTATTTATCCAATAGAAACTGGAGGTGGAGCAAAAATGCCTTATTGCATGCATTTTCATGGCGGTTATTCAATACATGCTGCCTATGAAGTTCCAAACTATAACGCAAGTCATGGCTGCATTCGGGTTTTACCAAGCGCTGCAAAATGGTTAAATCAAAACTTTATTGATGTTGGAACTTCGGTAATCGTTAAACCTTATTAA
- a CDS encoding type III pantothenate kinase, with product MILCIDVGNSHIYGGVFDGDEIKLRFRHTSKVSTSDELGIFLKSVLRENNCSPETIRKIAICSVVPQVDYSLRSACVKYFSIDPFLLQAGVKTGLNIKYRNPVEVGADRIANAIAATHSFPNQNIIVIDFGTATTFCAISHKKAYLGGAILPGLRLSADALSKNTAKLPSVEIIKTDSVVGRSTIESIQSGVYYGVLGACKELIQRIHHEAFNGDKILILATGGFASLFDKQGLYDHLVPDLVLQGIRLAAMMNTA from the coding sequence ATGATTCTGTGTATTGATGTAGGAAACTCGCATATATATGGTGGAGTATTTGATGGAGACGAGATTAAACTCCGGTTTCGTCACACTTCCAAGGTAAGTACTTCGGATGAATTGGGCATCTTTCTTAAAAGTGTTTTACGTGAAAATAATTGCTCTCCTGAGACAATTAGAAAAATTGCTATTTGTTCAGTAGTACCCCAAGTGGATTATTCATTGCGGTCAGCCTGTGTGAAGTATTTTTCAATTGACCCGTTTTTATTACAGGCAGGAGTTAAGACTGGATTGAATATCAAATATAGAAATCCGGTTGAGGTTGGAGCAGACCGAATTGCAAATGCTATTGCTGCCACTCATAGTTTTCCTAATCAAAATATTATTGTTATTGATTTTGGTACAGCAACTACTTTTTGCGCTATTTCTCATAAAAAAGCATATTTAGGTGGAGCTATTTTGCCAGGTCTTAGGTTATCTGCTGACGCTTTGTCAAAAAACACTGCAAAATTACCTTCCGTTGAAATTATCAAGACTGACAGTGTGGTAGGGCGTTCTACTATAGAAAGCATTCAGTCTGGAGTCTACTACGGTGTCCTTGGTGCATGTAAAGAATTAATTCAAAGAATTCATCATGAAGCGTTCAATGGTGATAAAATACTAATTTTGGCAACAGGAGGATTTGCGTCTTTATTTGATAAGCAGGGGCTTTATGACCATCTTGTGCCAGATTTGGTTCTCCAGGGGATAAGATTAGCGGCTATGATGAATACTGCCTGA
- the mraZ gene encoding division/cell wall cluster transcriptional repressor MraZ, with amino-acid sequence MFRGINAITIDTKGRLAIPTRYRSALGAEDKIPLVVTIDTEETCLLLYTAAQWQIIEDNLQKLPSFNAAARRIQRLLIGHATDVEVDANGRVLLPTVLRNYAKLEKDVVMIGQGNKFEVWNKELWESKREQWLAEEASMTDGLPEEMKTFSL; translated from the coding sequence ATGTTTCGTGGAATTAATGCCATCACTATAGACACTAAAGGACGCCTGGCTATTCCTACGCGTTACAGAAGTGCCTTGGGTGCTGAGGATAAAATACCTCTTGTGGTGACTATTGATACCGAAGAAACCTGCTTACTCCTTTATACAGCAGCGCAATGGCAAATTATCGAAGACAATTTGCAGAAGCTACCAAGTTTTAATGCCGCAGCAAGACGAATTCAACGTCTGTTAATCGGACATGCCACTGACGTGGAGGTTGATGCGAATGGACGAGTACTTTTACCCACAGTTTTAAGAAATTATGCGAAGTTAGAAAAAGATGTCGTGATGATAGGCCAGGGAAATAAATTTGAAGTTTGGAATAAAGAATTATGGGAATCCAAACGTGAGCAATGGCTGGCAGAAGAAGCTTCCATGACGGATGGGTTACCCGAGGAAATGAAAACGTTTTCTTTATAA
- the rsmH gene encoding 16S rRNA (cytosine(1402)-N(4))-methyltransferase RsmH, with translation MAKHQSVLLHESIKGLAIKADGIYFDGTFGRGGHSREILNHLSDKGRLFAIDKDLDAVQYAKDYFGLDKRFQIFHGSFAHIKEFASQAGVLGAVDGILLDLGVSSPQLDNPERGFSFMLQGPLDMRMDLTQSINAANFVNEAEVHELAHVFRAYGEERFAGRIAKAIVDARKLKPITTTLQLAEIVKEANPKWEKHKHPATRVFQAIRIHVNQELTDLSNCLEQCLEVLGPGGRLAVISFHSLEDRIVKQFMRDKEQGNRPPVEVPIKYEALKTNFKKVGKAVKPQSGEIKENVRSRSAVLRIGEKLA, from the coding sequence ATGGCAAAGCATCAATCTGTTTTATTACATGAATCAATCAAAGGTTTGGCTATAAAAGCTGATGGTATCTATTTTGATGGAACTTTTGGCCGAGGAGGCCACAGCCGCGAGATTTTAAATCATTTAAGCGATAAAGGTAGACTGTTTGCAATAGATAAGGACCTCGATGCGGTTCAATATGCCAAGGATTATTTTGGTTTGGATAAACGATTTCAAATTTTTCACGGTTCATTTGCGCATATCAAGGAATTTGCATCACAAGCAGGAGTACTTGGAGCCGTCGATGGTATTTTACTTGATCTGGGTGTGTCTTCGCCTCAGTTGGATAATCCAGAAAGAGGCTTTAGTTTTATGCTGCAAGGTCCTCTTGATATGCGCATGGATTTAACTCAATCGATTAATGCTGCGAATTTTGTCAACGAAGCAGAAGTCCACGAGCTGGCTCATGTATTCAGGGCTTACGGTGAGGAAAGATTTGCAGGAAGGATTGCAAAAGCTATTGTTGATGCAAGAAAACTAAAACCAATAACAACCACTTTGCAATTAGCAGAAATTGTTAAAGAAGCAAATCCCAAATGGGAAAAACACAAACATCCTGCAACCCGTGTATTTCAAGCGATTCGAATACATGTCAATCAGGAATTAACAGATTTGAGTAATTGTTTAGAACAATGTCTGGAGGTCTTGGGCCCAGGAGGACGCCTTGCAGTTATCAGTTTCCACTCTTTGGAAGACCGAATAGTCAAACAATTTATGAGAGATAAAGAGCAAGGCAACAGGCCGCCTGTTGAAGTTCCAATCAAATATGAAGCACTAAAGACCAATTTTAAAAAAGTAGGTAAAGCAGTGAAACCACAGAGTGGCGAAATAAAGGAAAATGTTAGATCTCGAAGTGCAGTACTTAGGATAGGGGAGAAATTAGCATGA
- the ftsL gene encoding cell division protein FtsL: MNAAAKVINQGNLFNGQLADMQMSKSLYMLIVLLAAVLVSAFAVIYSTNSYRLTLSQVQQEEQQTHFLQLQWGQLLLEQASLATPARVEELAREKLGMTLPTSANTYLLHPQ, translated from the coding sequence ATGAACGCTGCAGCGAAAGTCATTAATCAAGGTAATTTATTTAATGGTCAATTGGCAGATATGCAAATGTCAAAATCACTCTATATGTTGATAGTATTGTTAGCTGCCGTGTTAGTCAGTGCTTTTGCAGTTATATATAGCACTAATTCCTACAGATTAACTCTCAGTCAAGTACAACAAGAGGAACAGCAAACCCATTTTTTACAATTGCAATGGGGGCAATTATTATTGGAACAGGCCAGTTTGGCAACTCCAGCTCGAGTTGAGGAATTAGCCAGAGAAAAATTGGGAATGACTTTACCAACTTCAGCAAATACTTACTTACTGCATCCTCAATAA
- a CDS encoding peptidoglycan D,D-transpeptidase FtsI family protein, with protein sequence MKKTHHFARLVTVAVFFSLILAVLIWRMVDLTVLHRQFLQGQGDARSIRVIDIPAYRGMITDRNGTPLAVSTPVESVWVNPKEFSPDEEQFMQLAKYLNLAPKELSRKIVRAENREFVYLQRQLPPPLSKKIEALKIPGVNFQKEFKRYYPDSDSISPLIGFTNVDDQGLEGIELAYQDWLMGVVGKKRVIKDRLGRVVEDLGVLKEPRPGHELTLSIDRRLQYLAYSELGKTVEEFSAKSGSVVVIDAENGEILAVANVPSYNPNARGHYDKETYRNRAFTDTFEPGSVIKSFSIASALETGLFTPDTIIDTNPGWMTVHGRTVRDIHNYGVLDVTGILQHSSNVGVTKMVLSTPAEQLIGFLQKCGFGQRSELAYPGESEGGIVKAKDANPFVLATLGFGYGLSVTALQLAKANLIFANKGRLIPVTLIHNDTPSNGIQVMQPKTAENVLLMMEAVMNKGTGKGARVPGYRVAGKTGTARVAGKNGYKDRKYTASFIGIAPVSKPKFVVAVIIHEPSRKGYYAASVAGPLFAKVMSGALRLFNIPTDEPVS encoded by the coding sequence ATGAAAAAAACACACCATTTTGCCAGGCTGGTTACTGTCGCTGTTTTTTTCTCTTTGATTTTGGCTGTTTTGATATGGAGAATGGTTGATCTCACTGTTCTGCATAGACAATTTTTGCAGGGCCAGGGTGATGCGCGCAGCATCCGAGTTATAGATATTCCTGCCTATCGAGGTATGATTACCGATAGAAATGGTACTCCGCTTGCTGTGAGCACACCTGTTGAATCGGTTTGGGTCAATCCAAAGGAATTTTCTCCGGATGAAGAACAATTTATGCAGTTAGCTAAATACCTGAATTTGGCACCTAAAGAATTAAGTAGAAAAATTGTCCGAGCTGAAAATCGGGAGTTTGTTTATTTACAAAGACAGTTACCTCCACCCCTTTCGAAAAAGATCGAAGCTTTAAAAATCCCAGGTGTTAATTTTCAAAAAGAATTCAAACGTTATTATCCAGATTCAGATAGTATTTCCCCATTAATTGGATTTACCAATGTCGATGATCAAGGATTGGAGGGGATTGAGCTGGCTTATCAAGATTGGCTTATGGGAGTCGTTGGTAAAAAAAGAGTAATCAAAGATCGATTAGGACGAGTTGTCGAAGATCTGGGGGTTTTGAAGGAACCACGCCCGGGACATGAGTTAACTTTGAGTATAGATAGACGACTACAATATTTAGCTTATAGCGAATTAGGTAAAACAGTCGAAGAGTTTTCTGCCAAATCCGGGTCTGTAGTTGTAATAGATGCTGAAAATGGTGAGATCCTGGCTGTGGCTAATGTTCCATCTTATAATCCTAACGCACGTGGGCATTATGATAAGGAAACCTACCGCAACAGAGCCTTCACCGATACTTTCGAGCCTGGGTCTGTCATTAAATCATTCAGTATCGCCAGTGCATTGGAAACAGGCTTATTTACTCCGGATACCATTATTGATACTAATCCAGGATGGATGACTGTCCATGGCAGAACAGTAAGAGATATCCATAATTATGGTGTTTTAGATGTTACCGGAATATTACAACATTCCAGTAATGTGGGTGTTACAAAAATGGTATTATCCACTCCAGCTGAGCAATTAATCGGGTTTTTGCAAAAATGTGGTTTTGGGCAACGCTCTGAGTTGGCATACCCGGGTGAAAGTGAAGGAGGCATAGTAAAAGCCAAGGATGCAAACCCATTCGTTTTAGCCACATTAGGTTTCGGTTATGGCTTGTCTGTTACTGCACTGCAATTGGCTAAAGCCAATTTAATTTTTGCAAATAAAGGACGATTAATACCTGTGACTTTGATTCACAATGATACCCCCAGTAATGGCATTCAAGTGATGCAGCCTAAAACCGCTGAAAATGTACTATTAATGATGGAAGCGGTAATGAATAAGGGTACAGGTAAGGGAGCAAGGGTTCCTGGTTATAGGGTAGCTGGAAAAACTGGAACAGCACGAGTTGCCGGAAAGAATGGATATAAAGACAGGAAATACACAGCCAGTTTTATTGGGATAGCACCAGTTTCCAAACCAAAATTTGTAGTCGCTGTCATTATTCATGAACCTTCACGAAAGGGTTATTATGCTGCCTCTGTGGCAGGACCCTTATTTGCGAAAGTCATGTCAGGTGCTTTACGCTTATTCAATATTCCTACTGATGAGCCAGTTAGTTAA